In one window of uncultured Acetobacteroides sp. DNA:
- a CDS encoding glycoside hydrolase family 3 C-terminal domain-containing protein produces MKSKLVIAFLAISMNGLAQLPFQNPALSFSDRANDLLSRLTLTEKTSLLLYNSPAIHRLQIPEYNWWNEALHGVARSGKATVFPQAIGMAATFNPALIQNVANAISDEARAKHNAAVKLGSRAQYSGLSFWTPNINIFRDPRWGRGQETYGEDPYLTSLMGVAFVKGLQGTDPSYLKTGACAKHYAVHSGPESVRHSFNAKPSEIDFRETYLPAFKVLVENGVQSVMGAYNRVYDEPSCGNKTLLQTILRKEFGFKGQIVTDCWAISDFSGGHKVTKNDTEASAIAIKAGINMECGSSFYKLNDAVASKLLTEADIDSALRPTLLLRLKLGLLNPDEKCPFSDIPAEVVGCDRHKAIARQAAAEGMVLLKNKNNVLPLTNSYKKVLVTGPTAANVDLLYGNYNGISSEPVTFLDGILKKINPGTTIEYQKGSELQAYNGHCPGMASEADVTIACVGITPQMEGEEGDAYLSDNNGDRRNIGLPEGQLKFLRDLRKKSEGKPLVVVVTGGSAIAMPEVDSLADAVVFAWYPGEQGGNALADILFGDVNPSGRLPITFYSSVNDLPAFEDYSMKGRTYRYFTGKPLYPFGYGLSYTTFAYADINTSKPQYKVDETIQLSCTVTNSGSRDGYEVAQLYVKDSKVDGPIKSLKGIQKIFLKKGESKQVAFTVPVKDLAHWNAAKHAYTVEKGKYTLQVAASSADAKIEKVVSIK; encoded by the coding sequence ATGAAATCAAAACTAGTCATAGCATTTTTGGCTATAAGCATGAATGGCTTGGCGCAGCTGCCCTTCCAGAATCCTGCTTTAAGCTTTAGCGATAGGGCTAACGATTTACTATCGCGATTAACGCTAACGGAAAAAACATCGCTGCTGCTCTACAACAGCCCGGCGATTCACCGACTTCAGATTCCGGAGTACAACTGGTGGAACGAGGCTCTGCATGGAGTGGCACGTAGCGGAAAGGCTACCGTTTTCCCTCAGGCCATTGGCATGGCGGCTACCTTTAACCCTGCCTTGATCCAGAACGTTGCCAATGCCATTTCGGATGAGGCAAGAGCAAAGCACAATGCTGCCGTTAAGTTGGGAAGCCGTGCACAATACAGCGGACTGTCGTTTTGGACGCCAAACATCAACATTTTCCGCGATCCACGGTGGGGCCGTGGTCAGGAGACCTACGGTGAAGATCCTTACCTAACTTCGCTAATGGGAGTGGCCTTTGTAAAAGGGTTGCAGGGAACCGATCCCAGCTACCTAAAGACGGGCGCTTGTGCCAAGCACTACGCGGTTCACAGCGGACCAGAGTCGGTGCGCCACTCGTTTAACGCCAAACCAAGCGAAATTGATTTCAGGGAAACCTATCTGCCTGCCTTCAAGGTGTTGGTCGAAAATGGCGTGCAGTCTGTAATGGGAGCATATAATCGCGTTTACGATGAGCCTTCGTGCGGAAACAAAACATTGCTGCAAACCATCCTGCGCAAGGAGTTCGGATTTAAGGGCCAGATTGTAACCGACTGTTGGGCAATCTCCGACTTTTCCGGCGGCCATAAGGTTACCAAGAACGATACCGAGGCTTCGGCCATCGCCATTAAGGCAGGCATTAACATGGAGTGCGGCTCTAGCTTTTACAAGCTGAACGATGCCGTGGCCAGCAAGCTGCTTACCGAGGCTGATATCGACTCGGCGCTTCGCCCTACGCTTCTCCTTCGATTGAAGCTGGGGTTGCTTAATCCAGACGAGAAGTGCCCATTCTCCGATATTCCTGCCGAGGTTGTTGGCTGCGATCGCCATAAAGCAATCGCACGACAAGCGGCTGCTGAGGGTATGGTGCTATTGAAAAACAAGAATAACGTTCTTCCGTTGACGAATAGTTACAAAAAGGTGCTCGTTACAGGTCCAACAGCCGCCAACGTCGACCTGCTGTACGGCAACTACAATGGCATCTCTAGTGAGCCTGTAACCTTTCTCGATGGCATTCTAAAGAAGATTAATCCCGGAACCACAATCGAATACCAGAAGGGGAGCGAACTGCAAGCTTATAACGGCCACTGCCCAGGAATGGCTTCGGAGGCCGATGTTACTATTGCCTGTGTGGGGATTACCCCTCAAATGGAGGGCGAGGAGGGCGATGCCTACCTTTCCGATAACAACGGCGACCGCAGGAATATTGGTCTGCCCGAAGGCCAACTGAAGTTCCTAAGAGATCTGCGTAAGAAGTCGGAAGGAAAACCGCTTGTTGTGGTGGTAACCGGCGGTAGCGCTATTGCCATGCCCGAAGTAGATTCGTTGGCCGATGCGGTTGTATTTGCCTGGTATCCCGGCGAGCAGGGCGGAAATGCGCTAGCCGATATCCTCTTTGGCGATGTTAATCCATCGGGAAGACTGCCCATCACCTTCTACAGTTCGGTAAACGATCTTCCCGCATTCGAAGATTACAGCATGAAGGGGCGCACCTACCGCTATTTTACGGGCAAGCCTCTCTATCCTTTTGGCTACGGATTAAGCTACACCACCTTTGCGTATGCCGACATCAACACCAGCAAACCCCAGTATAAGGTAGATGAAACCATTCAGTTAAGCTGCACGGTAACCAACTCGGGCAGCCGTGATGGGTACGAGGTGGCTCAGCTGTACGTAAAGGATTCGAAGGTTGATGGCCCGATTAAATCGCTTAAGGGCATCCAGAAGATCTTTCTGAAGAAGGGCGAATCGAAGCAGGTGGCATTCACTGTTCCCGTTAAGGATTTAGCCCACTGGAACGCTGCCAAGCATGCGTATACCGTCGAGAAGGGAAAGTACACCCTTCAGGTTGCTGCCTCTTCGGCTGATGCTAAGATTGAAAAAGTGGTTAGCATTAAGTAG
- a CDS encoding SemiSWEET transporter, which produces MEYIGYLAAFCTTLAFFPQAIMAIRTKDVRSISLTMYSILCFGVAMWFVYGLIKVDWPIILANLITLIPSLTILFIKVKSVVRKK; this is translated from the coding sequence ATGGAATACATCGGATACCTAGCGGCATTTTGCACCACACTCGCGTTCTTCCCCCAGGCCATAATGGCCATTCGAACCAAGGATGTTAGGAGCATCTCGCTTACCATGTACTCCATCCTCTGCTTTGGGGTGGCCATGTGGTTTGTTTACGGACTCATCAAGGTCGACTGGCCGATCATACTCGCCAACCTCATAACCCTCATCCCGTCGCTCACCATTCTCTTCATCAAGGTGAAGTCGGTTGTTCGGAAGAAGTAG
- a CDS encoding metallophosphoesterase, whose product MNVLVISDLHLGNGDRFGTFEWSNADFIAMLKQVVESYRIDQVVLNGDILELYKYRFRDAYLKNKELMRYFKSIKPIVIKGNHDFISPIGVFHHTIVNAQGKKIYFEHGHDADFLNGTRIGRAIGFGLHLLLKRLIGIRWVEDVYFSTIEGLEDINRIPRKYNTYKYLKHALKLLRSYDVVVLGHTHKVESHNTYYLNSKKQYCNTGSCTLGRFQGVVLDTETLRCETIKYSKLECRQVLDRRKEKLKMQRA is encoded by the coding sequence ATGAATGTTCTGGTAATATCGGACCTGCACCTGGGTAATGGCGACCGCTTCGGCACGTTCGAGTGGTCGAACGCCGACTTCATCGCCATGCTGAAGCAGGTCGTCGAAAGCTATAGGATCGACCAGGTGGTGCTCAACGGCGACATCTTAGAGTTGTACAAGTACCGCTTCCGCGATGCCTACCTCAAGAATAAGGAGCTGATGCGGTACTTCAAGTCGATTAAGCCCATCGTCATAAAGGGCAACCACGACTTCATTAGCCCCATCGGCGTTTTCCATCACACCATTGTAAACGCTCAGGGCAAGAAGATCTACTTCGAGCATGGGCACGATGCCGATTTCCTTAATGGTACACGGATTGGCCGAGCAATCGGCTTCGGGCTCCACCTGCTGCTCAAGCGGCTTATCGGCATTCGGTGGGTGGAGGATGTCTACTTCAGCACCATCGAAGGGCTGGAGGATATCAACCGCATCCCCCGGAAGTATAACACCTACAAGTACCTCAAGCACGCGCTAAAGCTCCTCCGCAGCTACGACGTGGTGGTGCTGGGGCACACCCACAAGGTGGAGAGCCACAACACCTACTACCTGAACAGCAAGAAGCAGTACTGCAATACCGGCAGCTGCACCCTTGGCCGCTTTCAGGGCGTGGTGTTGGATACCGAAACCCTTCGGTGCGAAACCATCAAGTACTCCAAGCTGGAGTGCCGCCAAGTGCTGGATAGGCGTAAGGAGAAGCTAAAAATGCAGAGAGCATAA
- a CDS encoding outer membrane beta-barrel protein — protein sequence MKKFLLVVAVVLVAAVAGNAQDKKWNIGVGGGLAIPTGDASDWVKTGVNGFVLGTYSFTPKFSAGVELNYTNLPGKSIGGFDLDDAEVTAFLAKGIYTFTEEGFRPYVSGAVGLYSHKGGDTKAGLAAEAGVKYNQFGLGAAYHMAGEENDFTFSYIQLNFTYTFSF from the coding sequence ATGAAAAAGTTTTTATTGGTCGTAGCAGTAGTATTAGTTGCTGCTGTTGCAGGTAATGCACAAGACAAGAAGTGGAACATTGGCGTAGGTGGCGGTTTGGCAATACCCACTGGCGATGCATCGGATTGGGTTAAGACTGGGGTTAACGGTTTCGTGCTTGGCACCTACAGCTTTACTCCTAAGTTCTCGGCTGGCGTAGAGCTTAACTATACCAACCTGCCAGGTAAAAGCATTGGCGGTTTCGACTTGGACGATGCCGAAGTTACCGCGTTTCTTGCAAAAGGTATCTATACCTTTACCGAAGAGGGCTTCCGTCCTTATGTTAGCGGTGCAGTTGGTCTTTACTCCCATAAAGGTGGCGACACAAAAGCAGGTCTTGCTGCTGAAGCAGGTGTTAAGTATAACCAGTTTGGGCTAGGGGCTGCCTACCACATGGCAGGCGAAGAAAATGATTTTACCTTCTCGTATATCCAGCTAAACTTCACCTATACCTTTAGCTTCTAA
- a CDS encoding porin family protein, with translation MKKVFFVAVAILAAVAGNAQVKFGPKVGLNFSTMSMDGVDAKMRTGYQVGMVFQGDIAPNVFIQPSILFSSKGSKYDNTDTKVVANYIDVPVNFGYRINLGGANLNLLAGPYLAYGVGGKVTNDFILATKDRDIKWGTDKDEDDFRPFDMGLNLGGGVEYNNFQISLQYGFGLLNVNADSDFTTKNGVLSLTAAYLF, from the coding sequence ATGAAGAAAGTTTTTTTTGTGGCAGTGGCTATTCTTGCTGCTGTGGCTGGCAATGCACAGGTTAAGTTTGGGCCTAAGGTGGGACTTAACTTTTCGACCATGTCGATGGATGGGGTTGACGCAAAAATGCGTACCGGATACCAAGTTGGTATGGTTTTTCAGGGAGACATTGCTCCAAATGTATTCATTCAACCAAGCATCCTTTTTTCGTCTAAGGGGTCGAAGTATGATAACACCGACACTAAAGTAGTAGCAAACTACATCGATGTTCCTGTAAACTTTGGTTACAGAATAAATTTGGGTGGCGCTAACCTTAACCTTTTGGCAGGTCCTTATCTTGCCTATGGTGTTGGAGGTAAAGTAACCAATGACTTTATTCTTGCAACCAAAGACAGGGATATAAAGTGGGGAACAGACAAGGATGAGGACGATTTTAGGCCATTTGATATGGGGCTTAACCTTGGTGGTGGAGTTGAGTATAACAATTTTCAGATATCGCTTCAGTATGGATTCGGACTTCTAAATGTGAATGCTGATTCCGATTTTACTACAAAGAACGGCGTGCTAAGCTTAACGGCTGCTTACCTGTTCTAG
- a CDS encoding DUF4738 domain-containing protein, with protein MRIKLLLFAALLISCNAVKENKANQTSSRDSEKVGKSPSSYSSRIHLDKISFDTLISNTHILYSSHDLDDSIACKTYDDKGRSSVDVYSDRSISLKIEKDGKPIFEKEIGKIDFKSIVPLKELPNYLISSFSFERIEGTGYLFSLLICKPDTDICYPIELLISNDGVMHSKELEVNDEDNE; from the coding sequence ATGAGAATAAAACTTTTGCTATTTGCAGCATTGCTTATCTCGTGTAATGCAGTCAAGGAAAACAAGGCTAATCAGACTAGTTCTCGAGATTCTGAAAAAGTAGGGAAGAGTCCCTCTAGTTATTCTAGTCGTATTCATCTGGATAAAATTTCTTTTGACACGCTAATATCCAACACCCATATTTTGTATAGTAGCCATGATTTGGATGATAGCATAGCTTGTAAAACTTACGATGATAAAGGAAGATCATCAGTAGATGTCTATTCAGATCGGTCTATATCTCTCAAAATAGAAAAGGATGGTAAGCCTATTTTTGAAAAGGAAATTGGCAAAATTGATTTTAAGTCGATCGTGCCATTAAAAGAGTTGCCAAACTATTTGATTTCAAGTTTTTCTTTTGAACGTATTGAGGGTACTGGTTACTTGTTTAGCTTATTAATTTGCAAGCCCGATACTGATATCTGCTATCCAATCGAGCTGCTGATATCCAATGATGGAGTTATGCATTCAAAAGAATTGGAGGTGAATGATGAGGATAATGAGTAG
- a CDS encoding aldo/keto reductase yields MSYNPTPERYSNMRYRRAGNSGLLLPELSFGFWHNFGETDSFAVARDMVRFAFDSGITHFDLANNYGPPPGAAEETFGRILKKDFEGLRHEMVITSKAGHLMWPGPYGDGGSRKYVIESCNESLKRMGLEYVDIFYSHRYDPNTPLEETASALETIYKQGKALYIGISKYPAAAAEVVLSYLKEARVPVIIHQLKYSMLVREPEKEILGYNKEHGLGTISFSPLAQGLLTDKYIDGIPEDSRAAKAEGFLKVEEVAPKMNEVKALREIAIKRGQTIAQMAISWQLHNDRITSVLIGASRVQQIAENLKALENISFSPEEIEAIDRITLG; encoded by the coding sequence ATGAGCTACAACCCCACCCCTGAGCGCTACAGCAATATGCGCTACCGCCGTGCAGGCAACAGCGGGCTGCTCCTTCCCGAGCTCTCGTTTGGATTCTGGCACAACTTCGGCGAAACCGACAGCTTCGCCGTTGCCCGCGATATGGTACGATTTGCATTCGATTCGGGAATCACCCACTTCGACCTGGCCAACAACTACGGGCCACCTCCCGGTGCTGCCGAGGAAACCTTTGGCCGTATCCTAAAAAAGGATTTCGAGGGGCTACGCCACGAGATGGTTATCACCTCCAAGGCAGGCCATCTGATGTGGCCCGGGCCCTACGGCGATGGAGGTTCGCGCAAGTACGTCATTGAAAGCTGCAACGAAAGCCTTAAGCGCATGGGGCTGGAGTACGTTGACATCTTCTACTCCCACCGCTACGATCCGAATACCCCTCTCGAAGAAACCGCATCGGCACTCGAAACCATCTACAAGCAGGGAAAGGCGCTGTACATCGGCATCTCCAAGTACCCCGCTGCGGCTGCCGAAGTCGTGCTCAGCTACCTGAAGGAGGCTAGAGTTCCCGTAATCATCCATCAGCTGAAGTACTCGATGCTGGTTCGCGAACCCGAAAAGGAGATCTTGGGCTACAACAAGGAGCATGGACTGGGAACCATCTCCTTCTCGCCGCTGGCGCAGGGCCTACTAACCGACAAGTACATCGACGGAATTCCTGAGGATTCCAGAGCCGCCAAGGCCGAGGGATTTCTGAAGGTTGAAGAGGTTGCCCCTAAGATGAACGAGGTGAAAGCGCTCCGCGAGATTGCCATCAAGCGTGGACAAACCATTGCCCAAATGGCCATCAGCTGGCAGCTGCACAACGACAGGATCACCTCGGTACTTATTGGTGCCAGCCGCGTTCAGCAAATTGCCGAAAACCTAAAGGCGCTGGAGAATATCAGTTTCAGCCCTGAGGAGATTGAGGCCATTGATAGGATTACACTCGGCTAG
- the mnmE gene encoding tRNA uridine-5-carboxymethylaminomethyl(34) synthesis GTPase MnmE, with product MDSSTIVAVATPAGQGAIAVIRLSGPDAVTIADKLFHSPSGKKLADQKANTIHFGKLENEEGVIDEVLVSIFKAPHSFTGEDSVEISCHGSVYIQQRVVEATLKAGATLAQPGEFTQRAFLNGKFDLSQAEAVADLIASTNKASHRLAMNQMRGGFSKEIEHLREQLLTFTSLIELELDFSEEDVEFADRSNLRTLITNIISHTDKLAKTFSLGNAVKNGIPVAIVGNPNVGKSTLLNAMLNEDKAIVSEIAGTTRDVIEDTFTIKGISFRFIDTAGIRHTNDTIESLGIERTYKKITQASIVLLLIDPTESEESADHSVANVFKRISDDQHLVVVFNKIDGATPALIDPLRARLRAKYDGKIDIVAISAKQRTNLDEVNRLLVEKAGMEQMSESSVIVTNMRHYEALVNTQEALERALEGLDSGISGDFLSQDIREAIFYLGQITGTISTDDILGTIFSKFCIGK from the coding sequence ATAGATAGCTCCACCATAGTAGCCGTTGCCACTCCTGCCGGGCAGGGGGCCATAGCGGTAATCCGTCTTAGCGGTCCCGATGCCGTTACCATTGCCGATAAGCTGTTCCATTCGCCATCGGGCAAGAAGCTGGCCGATCAGAAGGCCAACACCATCCACTTCGGAAAGTTGGAGAACGAGGAAGGAGTTATCGACGAGGTGCTGGTATCCATCTTTAAGGCGCCACACTCGTTTACGGGCGAGGATTCCGTGGAGATCTCGTGCCACGGCTCGGTGTACATCCAGCAGCGCGTGGTTGAGGCTACGCTCAAAGCTGGCGCCACGCTTGCCCAACCGGGAGAATTCACCCAGCGCGCCTTCCTCAACGGCAAGTTCGACCTGTCGCAGGCCGAGGCGGTGGCCGACCTGATTGCATCTACCAACAAGGCAAGCCACCGGCTGGCGATGAACCAGATGCGCGGCGGTTTCTCGAAGGAGATCGAACATCTACGCGAGCAGCTGCTCACCTTCACCAGCCTAATTGAGCTGGAACTCGACTTCAGCGAGGAGGATGTGGAATTTGCCGACCGCTCGAACCTGCGCACCCTCATCACCAACATCATTAGCCATACCGACAAGCTGGCAAAGACCTTCAGCCTTGGGAATGCGGTGAAGAACGGCATCCCCGTTGCCATCGTCGGAAACCCCAACGTGGGCAAATCGACCCTGCTGAACGCCATGCTCAACGAGGATAAGGCCATCGTTTCGGAGATTGCCGGCACCACCCGCGACGTGATTGAGGACACCTTCACCATTAAGGGCATCTCGTTCCGGTTTATCGATACTGCCGGGATACGCCATACCAACGATACCATCGAGAGCCTGGGCATCGAGCGTACCTACAAGAAGATTACGCAGGCATCCATCGTGCTGCTGCTTATCGACCCAACGGAGTCGGAAGAGAGCGCCGACCACTCGGTGGCCAACGTGTTTAAGCGCATCAGCGACGACCAGCACCTTGTTGTGGTATTCAACAAGATTGATGGCGCTACGCCTGCCCTTATCGATCCGCTTAGGGCACGGCTCAGGGCGAAGTACGACGGGAAGATCGATATCGTTGCCATATCGGCCAAGCAGCGCACCAACCTCGACGAGGTTAACCGCCTGCTGGTGGAAAAGGCCGGGATGGAGCAGATGTCGGAGTCGAGCGTTATTGTTACCAACATGCGCCACTACGAGGCGCTGGTAAACACCCAGGAGGCGCTGGAGCGCGCCCTCGAAGGGCTGGACTCTGGCATCTCGGGCGACTTCCTCTCGCAGGACATCCGCGAGGCCATCTTCTACCTGGGGCAGATCACCGGAACCATCTCCACCGACGATATCCTTGGAACCATCTTCAGCAAGTTCTGCATCGGAAAGTAG
- a CDS encoding sulfatase-like hydrolase/transferase, with protein MHYKLREFFLFAIIIFPQVLFAVTPTDGEGVAKPNIVVVLASDLGYGDLGIYGQTKIETPNLDRLAAQGIRFTNFYSGSSSFAPSQCVLLTGKHAGKAAIRGTDEWAERGGVMNYVKVLMDSTLEGQRPMPKGEETIANALKNEGYATGAVGLWGLGSAISEGSPLNHGFDTFYGYSCLRQAQTYYPKYLWKDRRKVSMDNALVFPNLKLPSDADPYKEETYSTYTLEHYAPDTLLSEALKFVDANKSKPFFLFYSAQLPQSPLQVPPELVRRYRLKFGEEEPYLGLKGGYPNRTPRATYAAMVSYLDEQVGKLVEKLKNDGVYDNTIIIFTSANGATTTSGVDGDFFESAGQYPLGKGRGNGSLFESGIKVPFFVVWPATIAPKTTDQMAVGYDIAPTIAQIAGIQKQDSADGISLLPTLRGTQQQEQHEFLYWENTDNLMHVAIREGKWKLLGRNMSYDEPYFELYDLSADPTESTDVSEQNPEVVCRLVDMLLKVRTSPSIPCFRIKYLED; from the coding sequence ATGCATTATAAGCTAAGGGAGTTCTTTCTATTTGCAATCATCATTTTTCCTCAGGTGCTTTTTGCGGTTACGCCTACCGATGGCGAAGGCGTAGCTAAACCAAATATTGTTGTTGTTCTTGCCAGCGATCTTGGCTATGGAGATTTGGGCATTTATGGCCAGACCAAGATTGAGACTCCAAATCTTGACCGGCTTGCAGCGCAAGGTATTCGTTTTACCAACTTCTACAGCGGGTCGTCTTCGTTTGCCCCTTCTCAATGCGTTTTGCTAACCGGGAAGCATGCCGGGAAGGCTGCAATTCGTGGTACCGACGAGTGGGCCGAGCGGGGTGGCGTTATGAACTACGTTAAGGTGCTGATGGACTCGACTCTCGAAGGTCAGCGTCCGATGCCTAAGGGCGAGGAGACCATTGCCAACGCACTAAAGAATGAGGGGTATGCGACAGGGGCTGTTGGCCTGTGGGGATTGGGCTCTGCCATCTCGGAAGGTTCGCCGTTAAATCATGGCTTCGATACGTTTTATGGCTATTCATGCCTGCGTCAGGCGCAAACCTACTACCCCAAATATCTCTGGAAGGATCGCCGAAAGGTGTCGATGGACAATGCGCTAGTCTTCCCGAACCTGAAGCTTCCTTCGGATGCTGATCCTTACAAGGAGGAAACCTATTCGACCTATACGCTCGAGCATTATGCTCCAGATACGCTTTTAAGCGAGGCGCTAAAGTTTGTTGATGCCAACAAGTCGAAGCCTTTTTTCCTCTTCTATTCTGCACAACTACCTCAAAGTCCGCTACAGGTTCCACCGGAACTAGTGAGGCGGTATCGCCTAAAGTTTGGCGAGGAGGAACCATATCTTGGGTTGAAGGGGGGCTACCCCAATAGAACGCCTCGTGCTACTTACGCTGCTATGGTGTCGTATCTCGACGAGCAGGTGGGTAAACTGGTCGAGAAGTTAAAGAACGATGGCGTATACGATAATACCATCATCATTTTTACTTCGGCGAATGGTGCTACAACAACATCGGGTGTTGATGGGGATTTTTTCGAAAGCGCCGGACAGTATCCCTTAGGAAAGGGTAGGGGCAATGGTTCTCTTTTCGAATCGGGGATTAAGGTGCCATTCTTTGTGGTTTGGCCAGCGACAATCGCTCCCAAAACAACCGATCAGATGGCAGTAGGATATGATATTGCACCTACCATTGCTCAAATAGCAGGCATTCAGAAACAGGATTCTGCTGATGGGATTAGCCTGCTTCCCACGCTTAGAGGAACTCAGCAGCAGGAGCAGCACGAGTTTCTCTACTGGGAGAATACCGATAACCTTATGCATGTTGCTATTCGTGAAGGGAAGTGGAAACTTTTAGGGCGCAACATGAGCTACGATGAACCCTACTTTGAGCTCTACGATCTTTCGGCAGATCCAACCGAGAGCACCGATGTGTCTGAACAGAACCCAGAGGTGGTTTGTAGGCTTGTCGATATGCTCCTGAAGGTACGAACATCACCCAGCATCCCATGCTTTAGGATAAAGTACCTTGAGGATTAA